One stretch of Lacrimispora sphenoides DNA includes these proteins:
- a CDS encoding AraC family transcriptional regulator, which translates to MEWIEGLNKSINYIEEHLTENIDYEQLGKIACCSVYHFQRMFAYMANVPLSEYIRRRRMSLAAVDLKNGDNKIIDVALKYGYHSPTAFNRAFQSIHGVAPSRLRESGATVKSYPPISFKIIIKGVDELNYRIEKKDPFRIVGTAQSLYREIEKNFEIVPQMWNKAAMDGTIPKLASMANGCPSGILGVSICNDLEEWQYFIAAASTKEIDDTLEEYTVPSFTWAIFSGEGHCPQAIQELEKRIVTEWLPTSGYEYDNGPDIEVYLNPDPQNARFEVWIPVIKK; encoded by the coding sequence ATGGAATGGATTGAGGGATTAAACAAATCAATAAACTATATTGAGGAACATTTAACGGAAAATATAGACTATGAGCAGTTGGGGAAAATCGCATGTTGTTCTGTTTATCATTTTCAGAGAATGTTCGCATATATGGCAAATGTACCTTTATCTGAATATATCCGGCGCAGGCGTATGTCCTTGGCAGCGGTGGATCTGAAGAACGGGGATAATAAAATTATTGATGTTGCTCTTAAATATGGATATCACTCTCCCACTGCCTTTAACCGGGCATTTCAAAGCATCCATGGAGTAGCGCCATCTCGTTTAAGAGAAAGCGGTGCAACCGTAAAATCATATCCACCTATCAGCTTCAAAATTATTATAAAAGGAGTGGATGAATTGAATTATCGAATTGAAAAGAAGGATCCATTTCGGATTGTAGGCACTGCACAATCCCTGTACCGGGAAATTGAAAAGAATTTTGAAATTGTACCTCAAATGTGGAACAAGGCAGCCATGGACGGAACGATTCCTAAATTAGCCTCCATGGCAAATGGATGCCCTAGCGGAATATTAGGAGTCAGCATCTGCAATGACCTGGAAGAATGGCAGTACTTTATAGCCGCAGCCAGTACAAAAGAAATTGATGATACTTTGGAAGAATATACGGTTCCCTCTTTCACCTGGGCCATATTCTCCGGAGAAGGCCATTGCCCCCAGGCGATACAAGAACTAGAAAAGCGAATTGTCACCGAATGGCTTCCCACTTCTGGATACGAATATGATAATGGACCGGATATTGAGGTCTATTTAAACCCTGACCCTCAAAATGCAAGATTTGAAGTGTGGATTCCCGTAATTAAAAAATAA
- a CDS encoding FecCD family ABC transporter permease, whose translation MGCALLLSLLFSASVGVAGGNICILIDTLFHPAASSDIGRIMLEMRMPRALAACFTGAGFALAGGVMQGVTRNPLADAGLLGVNAGAGFFVALTAVLLPSLSSLVTMLFAFIGAALAVLLVYGIGIGKHKSGSIRLILAGSAVSALLTALSQGISITFGLSKSLSFWTAGSLSGITWQSLLLTAPWIAGAGLISQILSGRLSVLALGEESAAGLGVNIWAVRLTGIGVVLILAGASVSLVGGISFLGLIVPHIARFLAGEDYRRLLPVSALLGAILLVLADIAARSINAPFDTPVGAPVSAIGVPFFLVLTYRKKGAVL comes from the coding sequence ATGGGGTGTGCGTTGTTGCTCTCTCTCCTGTTCTCAGCCAGCGTCGGTGTGGCAGGTGGGAATATTTGTATTTTAATAGATACGCTTTTTCATCCTGCAGCATCTTCCGACATAGGAAGAATTATGCTGGAGATGCGTATGCCCAGAGCATTGGCCGCCTGCTTTACCGGGGCGGGCTTTGCCCTTGCAGGCGGCGTGATGCAGGGTGTGACAAGGAATCCTTTGGCAGATGCCGGGCTTTTAGGAGTCAATGCGGGGGCTGGATTTTTCGTCGCTCTAACCGCAGTCCTTTTGCCGTCCTTGTCAAGCCTTGTTACGATGCTTTTCGCCTTTATAGGAGCGGCACTAGCCGTGTTGCTGGTATATGGGATAGGAATCGGCAAGCATAAATCCGGATCTATTCGGCTCATCTTGGCAGGAAGTGCTGTTTCCGCCCTGTTAACTGCATTGAGTCAGGGGATTTCCATCACCTTCGGACTTTCAAAATCACTGTCGTTTTGGACGGCTGGGAGCTTATCGGGCATTACATGGCAGAGCCTACTCCTGACCGCTCCGTGGATCGCGGGTGCAGGGCTTATCAGCCAGATTCTTTCTGGAAGGTTATCGGTGCTTGCCCTGGGAGAGGAAAGTGCAGCGGGACTCGGTGTAAACATATGGGCTGTTCGTCTGACCGGCATCGGAGTGGTGTTGATTTTGGCGGGGGCCAGCGTATCCTTGGTTGGCGGAATCTCATTCCTGGGGCTGATCGTGCCGCACATTGCACGATTCCTTGCCGGTGAGGATTATCGTAGGCTTTTGCCGGTATCCGCCCTGTTGGGAGCAATACTGCTTGTGCTGGCGGATATCGCTGCACGTTCCATTAACGCTCCTTTTGACACGCCGGTAGGTGCGCCGGTATCGGCCATTGGCGTTCCGTTCTTTCTGGTGCTGACGTACCGGAAGAAAGGAGCAGTTTTATGA
- a CDS encoding ABC transporter ATP-binding protein has protein sequence MKNLILYAKKYKKEFILAIICIEAETIFELVIPMIMADIIDVGVANGDRNYIFLKGFQMVFFAVISLFLGHACARYTAICGNGVGAQIRMAEFQKMQTYSFANTDRFSTPSLVTRLTSDVTTIQNSITNGMRPGFRSPVMMMTALIVSFRLNAELAVVFLIAAPVLAVILFTIIKNVRPLYTKMQGAVDLVNRIIQENLIAIRVVKAYVRGDYEINKFKEGSMNLQNSSERSFSLAALNMPALQFVMYGTIISILWFGGNLVMIGNMKVGALTSFLSYVLQVLNSLMMFSNVFLLFTRSLTSWKRISEVLEEEPTINDDRAKNITIKEGRIRFEHVYFKYKEDAKEYVLSDISFEIGPGETVGIIGQTGAAKSTLVQLIPRLYEVTAGNIIIDGHPIYEFTQDHLRDSIAMVLQKNTLFSGSVKENLYWGKEDATDEEIERACSIACVNEFIGRLDHGFDTELGQGGVNVSGGQKQRLCIARAILKAPKVLILDDSTSALDTETEAKIKEGLEKSLPGMTKIIISQRISSIMDADQIMILDDGKINAIGTHDQLLADNEIYQDIYFSQQKGGVQS, from the coding sequence ATGAAAAATTTAATTCTCTATGCAAAAAAGTACAAAAAAGAATTCATTCTTGCGATCATCTGTATTGAGGCGGAAACCATTTTTGAATTAGTTATTCCCATGATTATGGCTGACATCATTGATGTGGGAGTTGCAAACGGTGATAGAAATTACATATTTCTAAAAGGATTTCAAATGGTATTCTTTGCTGTTATTTCTCTTTTTCTGGGGCATGCATGCGCCCGGTATACCGCGATCTGCGGAAATGGTGTGGGAGCTCAGATCCGAATGGCAGAGTTTCAAAAAATGCAGACTTATTCTTTTGCTAACACGGACCGGTTCAGTACTCCTTCTCTTGTAACAAGGCTTACCAGCGATGTTACCACAATCCAAAATTCCATTACAAACGGAATGCGTCCTGGTTTTCGTTCTCCAGTGATGATGATGACTGCATTGATCGTTTCATTCCGGTTGAATGCCGAACTGGCTGTGGTATTTTTAATTGCAGCCCCCGTGCTGGCTGTCATTTTATTTACAATCATTAAAAACGTAAGACCCTTATACACAAAAATGCAGGGAGCCGTTGATCTTGTGAACCGGATCATTCAGGAGAATTTAATAGCCATCCGCGTGGTAAAGGCTTATGTCCGGGGCGATTATGAGATAAATAAGTTTAAAGAGGGAAGCATGAATTTACAGAATTCCTCCGAAAGGTCCTTTTCTCTGGCAGCCTTAAATATGCCTGCCTTACAGTTTGTTATGTACGGGACCATAATAAGTATCCTGTGGTTTGGCGGAAACCTGGTTATGATCGGTAACATGAAGGTAGGTGCCCTGACCAGCTTTCTTAGCTACGTATTGCAGGTGCTTAATTCTCTTATGATGTTTTCCAATGTTTTTCTTTTGTTTACCCGGTCCTTAACCTCATGGAAGAGGATTTCAGAAGTCTTAGAGGAAGAACCGACCATCAATGATGACCGCGCAAAGAATATCACCATCAAAGAAGGAAGGATCCGGTTTGAACATGTATACTTTAAATATAAGGAAGATGCAAAGGAATATGTGCTTTCCGACATTTCCTTTGAGATTGGGCCCGGTGAGACCGTAGGAATCATTGGCCAGACAGGTGCTGCCAAAAGTACTCTGGTGCAGCTGATTCCAAGGCTCTATGAGGTGACAGCCGGTAATATTATCATAGACGGCCATCCCATATACGAATTTACCCAGGACCACCTTAGGGATTCCATTGCAATGGTGTTACAGAAGAACACCCTTTTTTCCGGCTCGGTGAAGGAAAATCTTTACTGGGGAAAAGAGGATGCAACGGATGAAGAAATAGAAAGAGCATGCAGCATTGCCTGTGTTAACGAATTTATCGGCCGACTGGATCATGGATTTGATACGGAGCTGGGGCAGGGAGGTGTTAACGTCTCAGGCGGACAGAAACAGCGGCTGTGCATTGCGAGAGCGATATTAAAAGCGCCAAAGGTACTTATTCTGGACGATTCTACAAGCGCCCTTGACACCGAGACAGAAGCAAAGATTAAAGAGGGCCTGGAAAAATCTCTTCCCGGCATGACAAAGATCATTATCAGCCAGCGGATCTCCTCTATCATGGATGCCGATCAGATCATGATCCTTGATGACGGAAAAATAAATGCCATTGGAACTCATGATCAACTGCTGGCTGACAATGAAATATACCAGGATATTTATTTTTCCCAGCAGAAAGGAGGTGTCCAGTCCTAA
- a CDS encoding MarR family winged helix-turn-helix transcriptional regulator, which translates to MKQHSVRELLVREEKARKQIISPLLSNIGLTPGQGQARILYNLLQKDHITQKELADRCHFDTATLSRNIDKLQDMGFLLRENNPDCRRSVLISLTEKGVAEAEEVRKVFQQFEELICDHIPEDEIAVFCKVLMKMCDNLEAY; encoded by the coding sequence ATGAAGCAACATAGTGTAAGAGAACTATTGGTTCGTGAAGAAAAGGCCAGGAAGCAGATTATTTCACCGCTTCTGTCAAATATCGGATTGACGCCTGGACAGGGACAGGCAAGGATTTTATATAATCTTTTACAAAAAGACCATATCACCCAAAAAGAGCTGGCAGACCGATGCCATTTCGATACGGCCACCTTGTCAAGAAATATAGACAAACTGCAGGATATGGGGTTTCTTCTCAGGGAAAATAATCCGGACTGCAGACGTTCCGTTCTAATCAGTCTTACAGAAAAAGGGGTTGCTGAAGCAGAAGAGGTAAGAAAAGTTTTTCAGCAGTTTGAAGAACTTATCTGCGACCATATACCAGAAGACGAAATAGCTGTATTCTGTAAAGTATTAATGAAAATGTGCGACAATCTGGAAGCATATTAA
- a CDS encoding ABC transporter ATP-binding protein: MKNTGHVRPQNTKKAMVKLFKYIGHYKLSMLAIAILVSISAFSGIMGTYLLKPVINEYILPGNIPGLVRMIVIMGLIYLAGAISCLIYSRMMVHVSQQVVSEIRIDLFRHTQKLPLEFFDTHTHGDLMSHFTNDVDTISEALNNSFTLLIQSFITSTGTIIMLILLDWKLSLIVVFFLFIMLIYIRHNGTLSKRYFVEQQKNLGNINGYVEEMVEGQKVEKIFRHEKQDLKKFCELNEKLRISSTMAATYTGITVPTIVSLSYINYAISACVGGLFALSGLINMGTLASYLVYVRQSAMPMNQFTMQINFLMVALASAEKIFNMMEEEPENDEGTVTLKRVEQEADGSLKETDIYTGSFAWKVPDRDHGYLLVPLKGDVRFHDVVFGYTGGNTILNSISLYAKPGQKIAFVGSTGAGKTTIINLINRFYELNGGTITYDGIDIRNIKKDDLRRSISLVIQDTHLFTGSIADNIRYGRLNASREDILAAAKIANADSFIRRLPNGYDTMLESDGSNLSQGQRQLIAIARAAISQPPVLVMDEATSSIDTRTEKLIEKGMDALMKDRTVFVIAHRLSTVRNSDAILVLEKGEIIERGSHDELLQEKGKYYQLHTGQFELE, translated from the coding sequence ATGAAGAATACCGGACATGTAAGACCCCAAAACACAAAAAAAGCTATGGTAAAGCTTTTTAAATACATCGGCCATTATAAGCTTTCCATGCTGGCCATAGCGATCCTGGTCAGCATCAGTGCATTTTCCGGAATCATGGGAACCTATCTGCTGAAACCGGTCATAAACGAATACATTCTGCCGGGTAATATACCCGGTCTTGTGAGAATGATTGTTATCATGGGACTTATCTATCTGGCGGGAGCTATTTCCTGTCTGATTTATAGCCGGATGATGGTCCACGTTTCCCAGCAGGTGGTCAGTGAGATAAGGATAGACTTATTTCGCCATACCCAGAAGCTTCCTTTAGAATTTTTTGATACCCATACACACGGGGATTTAATGAGTCATTTTACAAATGATGTCGACACCATCTCGGAAGCGCTCAACAACAGCTTTACATTGCTGATCCAGAGCTTTATCACTTCTACAGGTACCATTATCATGTTAATTCTCCTGGACTGGAAGCTGTCATTAATCGTTGTATTTTTTCTCTTTATTATGTTAATATATATTCGTCACAATGGGACGCTGAGCAAAAGATATTTTGTAGAACAGCAGAAGAATCTGGGAAATATTAATGGTTACGTTGAGGAAATGGTGGAAGGGCAGAAAGTAGAAAAGATTTTCCGCCATGAAAAACAGGATTTAAAAAAGTTTTGTGAGCTGAATGAGAAATTGAGGATCTCTTCGACAATGGCCGCAACTTATACAGGCATTACCGTTCCTACGATAGTTTCCCTTTCTTACATTAATTATGCCATTTCTGCCTGTGTAGGCGGATTGTTCGCTCTGTCCGGGCTGATTAATATGGGAACTCTGGCCTCTTATCTGGTTTATGTCAGGCAGAGTGCCATGCCTATGAACCAGTTTACCATGCAGATCAATTTTCTCATGGTAGCGCTGGCCAGCGCAGAAAAGATCTTTAATATGATGGAGGAAGAGCCTGAAAATGATGAAGGAACCGTCACTTTAAAGAGGGTGGAGCAGGAGGCAGATGGGAGCCTTAAGGAAACGGATATTTATACCGGTTCGTTTGCCTGGAAAGTTCCTGACAGAGATCACGGATATCTTCTGGTCCCTTTAAAGGGAGATGTCCGGTTTCACGATGTGGTTTTCGGTTATACAGGCGGAAACACTATTTTAAACAGCATCAGCCTGTATGCCAAGCCTGGTCAGAAGATCGCATTCGTTGGTTCTACCGGCGCGGGAAAAACGACTATCATCAACCTTATTAACCGATTTTACGAATTAAATGGGGGCACCATAACCTACGATGGAATCGATATCCGAAATATAAAAAAAGATGATTTAAGGCGTTCCATCTCTCTGGTCATACAGGATACCCACTTATTTACCGGAAGCATTGCAGATAATATCCGGTATGGAAGACTGAATGCTTCCCGTGAAGACATACTGGCTGCCGCAAAAATCGCAAATGCGGATTCCTTTATAAGACGTCTTCCCAATGGATACGATACTATGTTAGAAAGTGACGGCAGCAATTTATCGCAGGGCCAGAGGCAGCTGATTGCCATTGCCAGGGCTGCCATATCACAGCCGCCTGTTCTTGTCATGGATGAAGCCACCAGCTCCATTGATACACGAACAGAAAAACTCATAGAAAAAGGGATGGATGCCCTTATGAAAGACCGGACGGTATTCGTCATTGCCCACAGGCTTTCCACCGTAAGAAACTCAGATGCCATCTTGGTTCTTGAAAAAGGAGAGATTATTGAGCGGGGCAGTCATGACGAATTGCTGCAGGAAAAAGGTAAGTATTATCAACTGCATACAGGGCAGTTTGAATTAGAATGA
- a CDS encoding FMN-binding protein — translation MKKMTLAIAAALCILALLAGCGGSTDTYKAGTYTAAAEGYAGDVEVDVEFDQDSILSVKVTDHNETVGFGDRAIEELPAKIVEELTWEVDAVASATVTSDAIKTAVKDCIEQAKSK, via the coding sequence ATGAAAAAAATGACTTTAGCGATAGCTGCAGCATTGTGTATACTGGCACTTCTCGCCGGATGCGGCGGTTCCACGGATACCTATAAAGCCGGAACTTATACGGCTGCCGCCGAAGGCTATGCCGGTGATGTGGAGGTGGATGTGGAATTTGATCAGGATTCCATCCTTTCTGTAAAAGTAACCGATCACAATGAAACCGTTGGCTTTGGCGACAGAGCGATTGAAGAATTGCCCGCCAAAATTGTGGAGGAGCTAACCTGGGAGGTAGATGCGGTTGCCTCTGCTACGGTGACCAGTGATGCAATCAAGACTGCGGTAAAGGACTGCATAGAACAGGCTAAGAGTAAATAG
- a CDS encoding ABC transporter ATP-binding protein: MQSCITADKLSAGYNGISVFRDMDIDIPAGKITTLIGSNGSGKSTILKTMSRLIVPSGGAVYLEGQPIHSMPTKLVAQKLALLPQGAQTPAGITVSDLVEYGRFPHRTKLSGLTSKDQEIIRWALSSTSMTELADREMDQLSGGQRQRGWIAMALAQKTDLLFLDEPTTYLDISHQLEILQLLRKLNEEQSVTVVMVLHDLNHAIMFSDYLVAIKAGKKHSAGSPENVITPQTLREVFDVEAAVIRHPVLAVPVCLPYGVGGQVFQKQNQKKGNGGNEQ; the protein is encoded by the coding sequence GTGCAATCATGTATTACAGCGGATAAATTGTCCGCCGGATATAACGGCATTTCGGTTTTCCGCGATATGGATATTGACATACCCGCTGGGAAGATAACAACGTTAATTGGCTCCAATGGCTCTGGTAAATCAACCATTTTGAAAACCATGTCCCGCCTTATCGTGCCGTCCGGCGGAGCAGTCTATCTGGAAGGTCAGCCCATTCACAGTATGCCAACCAAGCTGGTGGCACAAAAGCTGGCGCTCCTTCCCCAGGGCGCCCAGACGCCTGCCGGTATCACTGTGAGCGACTTAGTGGAATACGGGCGGTTTCCTCACCGCACCAAACTGTCAGGACTTACATCAAAAGATCAGGAAATCATCCGATGGGCGCTGTCCAGTACAAGCATGACAGAGCTTGCCGACCGGGAAATGGATCAGCTTTCTGGCGGACAACGGCAGCGGGGGTGGATTGCCATGGCATTAGCGCAAAAAACAGATCTCCTGTTTTTGGATGAGCCAACTACATATCTGGATATTTCGCACCAGTTGGAAATCCTACAGCTTTTGCGGAAATTAAATGAGGAACAGAGTGTTACTGTGGTTATGGTTCTCCATGACCTGAATCACGCCATTATGTTTTCCGATTATTTAGTGGCAATCAAGGCTGGAAAAAAGCATAGCGCCGGTTCGCCGGAGAATGTGATTACACCTCAGACGCTCCGGGAGGTTTTCGATGTGGAGGCGGCGGTGATTCGTCATCCTGTTCTGGCTGTTCCCGTATGTCTGCCTTACGGTGTGGGAGGACAGGTATTTCAAAAACAGAATCAGAAAAAGGGAAACGGAGGAAATGAACAATGA
- a CDS encoding FecCD family ABC transporter permease, producing MKKKHRQKLVPLVLLLAVIGAILLSINCGYTNIPYSNVTASLLHPGAPDASVTLLKIRLPRIILAVLCGMGLALSGSTLQAVTENPLADPGVLGINAGAGFTVMLFLTFFPTLHISTMVYQPLFAMAGGLLAAGMLYGFSKRKGKIIPSYLLLGGIGISAGFSSLMLIMAADMENSSYQLVARWLAGNIWGTSWYQVKALLPYLLILIPLLLAKAGILDLLLLGEEASLALGVRVERERRILLMVAVALAASCISVSGGIGFIGLVAPHIARKFVGGRHHVLLPVSMLLGGLLLLFADTIGRSLFGVIEIPVGIVISVLAAPYFLILLRRQA from the coding sequence ATGAAAAAGAAACACAGGCAAAAGTTAGTACCATTGGTTCTCCTGTTAGCGGTAATCGGGGCCATCCTGCTATCAATCAACTGCGGCTATACAAATATCCCTTATTCAAACGTAACTGCAAGCCTGCTCCATCCGGGCGCCCCGGATGCATCCGTAACTCTATTGAAAATTCGCCTACCCCGCATTATTCTTGCCGTCTTATGTGGAATGGGATTGGCACTGTCCGGCAGCACATTGCAGGCGGTGACAGAAAATCCACTGGCTGATCCGGGGGTATTGGGAATCAATGCGGGAGCTGGATTTACAGTAATGCTGTTTTTGACTTTTTTTCCCACCCTGCATATTAGCACCATGGTTTATCAGCCGCTTTTTGCCATGGCGGGTGGGTTATTGGCAGCGGGCATGCTATACGGATTTTCCAAAAGAAAGGGGAAGATCATTCCGTCTTATCTCTTGCTTGGCGGCATTGGTATTTCGGCCGGTTTTTCGTCCCTGATGCTGATTATGGCTGCCGACATGGAAAACAGCAGTTATCAGCTGGTTGCCAGATGGCTGGCAGGCAATATCTGGGGCACCAGCTGGTATCAGGTGAAGGCACTGCTTCCTTATTTGCTAATTCTGATTCCGCTGCTTCTTGCGAAAGCTGGTATTTTGGACTTACTGCTTTTGGGAGAAGAAGCATCCCTTGCATTGGGGGTTCGCGTGGAGAGGGAACGAAGAATCTTATTGATGGTGGCAGTGGCATTGGCAGCCAGCTGCATTTCCGTCAGCGGCGGAATCGGCTTTATCGGGTTGGTTGCCCCCCATATAGCAAGAAAATTTGTAGGCGGAAGGCACCATGTGCTCTTGCCTGTATCCATGTTGCTTGGGGGATTACTCCTGCTTTTTGCGGATACCATAGGGCGTTCTCTTTTTGGAGTCATTGAAATACCGGTTGGAATCGTGATTTCCGTTCTGGCCGCCCCCTATTTTCTCATTCTGCTTCGCAGGCAGGCATAA